One segment of Drosophila ananassae strain 14024-0371.13 chromosome 3R, ASM1763931v2, whole genome shotgun sequence DNA contains the following:
- the LOC6498181 gene encoding diacylglycerol O-acyltransferase 1 isoform X2: MTTNKDPQVKGAVKTEETTNGGTGGIIKRLRRSASATEHNLSNLRNRKSTQNLFDQHGNPIDLRQYRKVLDKDENGNGMNGSEKKLRYRRTQSVTRAEEISNKEEKQRRAQPGRPIHRPRDSLFSWSSGFTNFTGLVNWGFLLLCIGGLRLGLENLLKYGIRINPLDWFFFISGHNEGEGYNALILSIYSLVHISLCLAVEKGLAMEIIAEGLGIFIQIVNIIVLVCLPVVSIHLRGHAFSLMGASTVCFYYSVLFLKLWSYVQTNMWCRQTYYQKNPRERRPSITLAELKNGALDGGDEDEAIPKLVQYPDNLTYRDLVYFLCAPTLCYELNFPRTSRVRKRFLLKRLLEVVIGANVVMALFQQWIIPSVRNSLIPFSNMDVALATERLLKLALPNHLCWLCFFYLMFHSFLNAVGELLNFADRNFYCDWWNANNIDTFWRTWNMPVHRWCVRHLYIPVVQMGYSSRQASTIVFLFSAFFHEYLVSVPLQTYKIWAFMGMMGQIPLSAISKYIEKRLGPRMGNIIVWASIILGQPLCIMAYYHDYVVHHFKSALNGTDYTSQIFKMNYN; this comes from the exons ATGACCACCAACAAGGATCCCCAAGTCAAGGGGGCCGTCAAAACAGAAGAGACCACAAATGGCGGAACTGGAGGGATCATCAAACGCCTCAGGAGATCCGCCTCCGCCACGGAACACAATCTCAGTAACCTGAGGAATCGGAAATCCACCCAGAACCTATTCGATCAGCATGGCAATCCCATAGATCTGCGGCAATACCGGAAAGTTTTGGACAAGGATGAGAACGGAAATGGTATGAACGGAAGTGAGAAGAAACTGCGCTACAGAAGGACCCAGAGTGTCACGAGGGCTGAAGAGATCTCCAACAAGGAGGAGAAACAGCGAAGAGCTCAACCTGGCAGACC GATCCATCGTCCTAGAGACTCACTGTTCTCCTGGAGCTCAGGGTTTACCAACTTTACGGGACTGGTCAACTGGGGGTTTCTGCTACTCTGCATTGGAGGTCTACGTCTGGGTCTGGAGAATCTACTCAA ATATGGCATTCGCATTAATCCCCTGGACTGGTTCTTCTTCATCAGTGGCCACAACGAAGGCGAAGGTTACAATGCCCTCATCTTGAGCATTT ATTCCCTAGTCCATATATCCCTCTGTCTCGCTGTGGAGAAAGGCCTGGCCATG GAAATTATTGCCGAAGGACTGGGCATCTTCATTCAGATTGTAAACATAATTGTGCTGGTCTGCTTGCCTGTGGTGAGCATCCATCTTAGAGGTCATGCCTTTAGTTTGA tggGAGCTTCTACGGTTTGCTTTTATTACTCGGTCCTGTTTCTGAAGCTCTGGAGCTATGTGCAGACAAATATGTGGTGTCGCCAGACCTACTACCAGAAGAACCCCCGAGAACGCAGGCCCAGCATCACTTTAGCAGAACTGA AAAATGGAGCCCTGGATGGCGGCGATGAAGACGAAGCTATCCCCAAGCTAGTACAGTACCCGGATAATCTCACCTACAGGGATCTCGTGTACTTCCTTTGTGCCCCCACTCTGTGTTATGAATTGAATTTCCCGCGAACTTCGCGCGTGCGCAAGCGCTTCTTGCTCAAGCGTCTCCTGGAGGTTGTGATTGGAGCTAATGTGGTCATGGCTCTGTTCCAGCAGTGGATTATTCCCTCAGTTCGCAACTCGTTAATCCCATTCTCCAATATGGATGTTGCTTTGGCCACTGAGCGACTCCTTAAACTAGCG TTACCCAATCACCTGTGCTGGCTGTGCTTTTTCTACCTGATGTTTCACTCCTTTCTGAACGCGGTGGGAGAACTACTGAACTTTGCGGATCGTAACTTTTATTGCGATTGGTGGAATGCCAATAATATTGATACTTTTTGGAGAACCTGGAACATGCCAGTCCACAGGTGGTGTGTTCGTCACCTTTACATCCCAGTGGTTCAGATGGGTTACTCTTCGCGACAGGCTTCAACTATAGTGTTCCTGTTCAGCGCCTTCTTCCATGAATACTTG GTTTCAGTTCCTCTACAAACGTACAAGATTTGGGCCTTTATGGGAATGATGGGCCAGATCCCTCTTTCGGCCATTTCGAAATATATTGAAAAGCGTTTGGGGCCCCGAATGGGCAACATTATTGTTTGGGCCTCCATTATCCTGGGTCAGCCCCTCTGCATTATGGCCTACTATCATGATTATGTGGTCCACCACTTTAAAAGCGCACTCAACGGCACCGACTATACGTCAcagatttttaaaatgaattaCAACTGA
- the LOC6497365 gene encoding exportin-2 yields the protein MEVTDANLQLLAGYLQQTLSADPNVRRPAEKLLEGTELQQNYPVLLLNLIDKAQMDMTIRVAGAIAFKNYVKRNWAAHEDSNEPDRIHESDRNTIKTLIVTLMLHSPLALQKQLSDAVSIIGKHDFPKKWPQLIDEMVERFASGDFNVINGVLQTAHSLFKRYRYEFKSQDLWEEIKFVLDRMAKPLTDLLQATMQLTKVHENNPEALKVIYGSLVLVNKVFFSLNSQDLPEFFEDNMNTWMGAFLQQLAVDVQALRTDDDEDAGVLEHLRTQVCENICLYARKYDEEFKPFMEQFVTAVWELLVKTSLQTKYDALVSHALQFLSVVAERPHYKNIFENPEILARICDKVVIPNLDIRPSDEEIFEDSPEEYIRRDIEGSDIDTRRRAACDLVKTLSVNFEQKIFGIFGQYLEILLAKYKENPAANWRSKDTAIYLVTSWASRGGTQKHGITQTSALVPLPEFCAQQIIPELERPNVNEIPVLKAAAIKYVMVFRNVLGPQILATCMPHLIRHLPAESIVVHSYAACSVEKILTMRDASNATVFGPQVLAPHANQLVSGLFATLALPGSAENEYVMKAIMRSFHVLQSASMPFMGLALPRLTEILTLVSKNPSRPHFNHYLFETLALSIKIVCQADASAVSSFEEVLFPVFQGILQQDIIEFMPYVFQMLSVLLEVREGTGPIPEPYWALFPCLLAPALWDRSGNVKPLIRLICAFIKQGSAQILALGKINGVFGVFQKMIASKANDHEGFYLMQTMLSYYSPTELEGCMRQVFQLIFQRLSLSKTAKYITGIIVFFSFYVIKFSGGQLVQLVDELQSGMFGMLLERIFITEMSKVIKELDRKVVAVGVTKLLTETPEMFQPQYAAYWPRLLQALIDLFERPPEKLAGIEVGETAEDGDGGYQVAFAQLTHAQPKVQDPLADIPDARQYLASAISKFSQARVGELPTLIAPLEQEYKQMLQKYCDQAGVPVA from the exons ATGGAGGTTACAGACGCCAATTTGCAGCTGTTGGCCGGATATTTGCAGCAGACGCTGAGCGCCGATCCAAATGTTCGCCGGCCGG CTGAGAAACTCTTGGAGGGCACGGAACTGCAGCAAAACTATCCGGTGCTGCTCCTCAACCTGATCGACAAAGCGCAAATGGACATGACCATACGGGTGGCGGGCGCCATTGCGTTCAAGAACTACGTGAAACGGAACTGGGCCGCCCACGAGGACAGCAACGAGCCGGATCGCATTCACGAAAGCGACAGAAACACAATCAAGACCCTAATTGTGACACTGATGCTTCACTCCCCGCTGGCCCTGCAGAAGCAGTTGAGCGACGCCGTCAGCATCATTGGAAAGCATGATTTCCCCAAAAAATGGCCGCAGCTCATTGATGAGATGGTGGAGCGCTTCGCTTCCGGCGATTTCAATGTCATCAATGGTGTTTTGCAAACAGCCCATTCGCTTTTCAAGCGCTACCGCTACGAGTTCAAGTCCCAGGACCTCTGGGAGGAGATTAAGTTCGTGCTCGATCGCATGGCTAAGCCTTTGACGGATTTACTTCAAGCCACAATGCAGTTGACAAAGGTGCACGAAAATAATCCCGAGGCACTCAAAGTAATCTACGGGTCGCTGGTGTTGGTGAACAAAGTATTCTTCTCGCTGAACTCACAGGATTTGCCCGAGTTCTTTGAGGACAACATGAACACCTGGATGGGTGCATTCCTTCAGCAGCTGGCTGTCGATGTGCAGGCATTGCGTACAGATGACGACGAAGATGCAGGCGTACTGGAACATCTGCGCACCCAGGTATGCGAGAATATCTGTCTGTATGCCAGGAAATACGATGAGGAGTTCAAGCCCTTCATGGAACAGTTTGTGACAGCAGTCTGGGAGTTGCTGGTCAAGACCAGTCTGCAAACCAAATACGATGCG TTGGTGTCTCATGCTCTGCAATTCCTTTCCGTGGTTGCTGAGCGTCCGCACTACAAGAACATTTTCGAAAACCCCGAAATTCTGGCAAGGATCTGCGACAAAGTCGTCATTCCCAATCTGGATATCCGCCCTTCGGACGAAGAAATCTTTGAAGACAGTCCCGAGGAGTACATTCGTCGGGATATTGAGGGTTCCGATATCGATACTCGACGTCGCGCTGCCTGTGATCTGGTGAAGACCTTGTCGGTTAATTTTGAGCAGAAGATATTCGGTATCTTTGGGCAATATTTGGAGATCCTACTGGCCAAGTACAAGGAGAATCCGGCCGCCAATTGGCGGTCAAAGGATACTGCCATCTACTTGGTCACATCGTGGGCTTCTCGGGGTGGTACGCAAAAGCATGGCATTACCCAGACCTCGGCGTTGGTTCCCTTGCCGGAATTTTGTGCCCAGCAGATCATTCCGGAGCTGGAGAGGCCCAATGTCAACGAGATACCCGTTTTGAAGGCGGCTGCCATCAAGTACGTGATGGTGTTCCGCAACGTTTTGGGCCCCCAGATCCTGGCCACCTGCATGCCCCATCTCATTCGCCATTTGCCCGCCGAGAGCATAGTGGTGCACAGCTATGCCGCCTGCTCTGTGGAGAAGATACTCACTATGCGCGATGCCAGCAATGCAACTGTATTCGGTCCCCAGGTGTTGGCCCCTCATGCCAACCAACTGGTTAGTGGGCTGTTTGCAACGCTTGCCTTGCCAGGATCCGCCGAGAATGAGTATGTAATGAAAG CCATCATGCGCAGTTTCCACGTCTTGCAATCAGCTTCTATGCCCTTTATGGGACTGGCTCTGCCACGTCTCACGGAAATCCTTACTCTTGTTTCCAAGAATCCATCACGTCCTCACTTCAATCACTATCTCTTCGAAACCCTGGCACTGTCCATCAA AATTGTTTGCCAAGCTGATGCCTCTGCTGTGAGCTCTTTCGAAGAGGTCTTGTTCCCTGTTTTCCAGGGCATCCTGCAGCAGGATATCATCGAATTTATGCCCTATGTATTCCAAATGCTCTCTGTCCTGTTGGAAGTACGCGAAGGTACTGGACCCATACCGGAGCCTTATTGGGCTCTGTTCCCGTGCCTACTGGCTCCCGCTCTTTGGGATCGCTCCGGCAATGTAAAGCCACTCATTCGCCTCATTTGTGCTTTTATTAAGCAGGGTTCAGCTCAGATCTTGGCTCTGGGTAAAATT AATGGAGTCTTCGGCGTGTTCCAGAAAATGATTGCTTCAAAAGCCAATGATCACGAGGGATTCTATCTGATGCAGACCATGCTATCCTACTATTCCCCTACCGAACTGGAGGGCTGTATGCGTCAGGTCTTCCAGCTGATCTTCCAGCGCCTGTCGCTCTCGAAAACGGCCAAGTACATCACTGGCATCATCGTCTtctttagcttctatgtgatCAAGTTCAGCGGCGGGCAGTTGGTTCAGCTGGTCGATGAGCTGCAGTCCGGCATGTTTGGCATGCTATTGGAGCGTATTTTCATTACCGAAATGTCCAAGGTCATCAAGGAGCTGGACCGCAAGGTGGTGGCTGTGGGTGTCACTAAACTGCTTACGGAAACCCCGGAGATGTTCCAGCCGCAGTATGCTGCCTACTGGCCCCGCCTGCTTCAAGCCCTCATCGATCTGTTCGAGCGACCGCCCGAGAAGTTGGCTGGCATCGAGGTGGGCGAAACTGCTGAGGACGGTGATGGAGGATATCAGGTGGCGTTCGCCCAGCTGACACATGCACAGCCCAAGGTACAGGATCCCCTGGCCGATATCCCCGATGCCAGGCAATACTTGGCCAGTGCAATCTCCAAGTTCTCCCAGGCACGCGTCGGAGAACTGCCCACTTTGATAGCGCCCCTCGAGCAGGAGTATAAGCAGATGCTCCAGAAATATTGTGATCAAGCCGGCGTACCCGTTGCCTAA
- the LOC6498181 gene encoding diacylglycerol O-acyltransferase 1 isoform X1, producing MTTNKDPQVKGAVKTEETTNGGTGGIIKRLRRSASATEHNLSNLRNRKSTQNLFDQHGNPIDLRQYRKVLDKDENGNGMNGSEKKLRYRRTQSVTRAEEISNKEEKQRRAQPGRPIHRPRDSLFSWSSGFTNFTGLVNWGFLLLCIGGLRLGLENLLKYGIRINPLDWFFFISGHNEGEGYNALILSIYSLVHISLCLAVEKGLAMEIIAEGLGIFIQIVNIIVLVCLPVVSIHLRGHAFSLMGASTVCFYYSVLFLKLWSYVQTNMWCRQTYYQKNPRERRPSITLAELSRFIHFNLSIYLLNLIATTENGALDGGDEDEAIPKLVQYPDNLTYRDLVYFLCAPTLCYELNFPRTSRVRKRFLLKRLLEVVIGANVVMALFQQWIIPSVRNSLIPFSNMDVALATERLLKLALPNHLCWLCFFYLMFHSFLNAVGELLNFADRNFYCDWWNANNIDTFWRTWNMPVHRWCVRHLYIPVVQMGYSSRQASTIVFLFSAFFHEYLVSVPLQTYKIWAFMGMMGQIPLSAISKYIEKRLGPRMGNIIVWASIILGQPLCIMAYYHDYVVHHFKSALNGTDYTSQIFKMNYN from the exons ATGACCACCAACAAGGATCCCCAAGTCAAGGGGGCCGTCAAAACAGAAGAGACCACAAATGGCGGAACTGGAGGGATCATCAAACGCCTCAGGAGATCCGCCTCCGCCACGGAACACAATCTCAGTAACCTGAGGAATCGGAAATCCACCCAGAACCTATTCGATCAGCATGGCAATCCCATAGATCTGCGGCAATACCGGAAAGTTTTGGACAAGGATGAGAACGGAAATGGTATGAACGGAAGTGAGAAGAAACTGCGCTACAGAAGGACCCAGAGTGTCACGAGGGCTGAAGAGATCTCCAACAAGGAGGAGAAACAGCGAAGAGCTCAACCTGGCAGACC GATCCATCGTCCTAGAGACTCACTGTTCTCCTGGAGCTCAGGGTTTACCAACTTTACGGGACTGGTCAACTGGGGGTTTCTGCTACTCTGCATTGGAGGTCTACGTCTGGGTCTGGAGAATCTACTCAA ATATGGCATTCGCATTAATCCCCTGGACTGGTTCTTCTTCATCAGTGGCCACAACGAAGGCGAAGGTTACAATGCCCTCATCTTGAGCATTT ATTCCCTAGTCCATATATCCCTCTGTCTCGCTGTGGAGAAAGGCCTGGCCATG GAAATTATTGCCGAAGGACTGGGCATCTTCATTCAGATTGTAAACATAATTGTGCTGGTCTGCTTGCCTGTGGTGAGCATCCATCTTAGAGGTCATGCCTTTAGTTTGA tggGAGCTTCTACGGTTTGCTTTTATTACTCGGTCCTGTTTCTGAAGCTCTGGAGCTATGTGCAGACAAATATGTGGTGTCGCCAGACCTACTACCAGAAGAACCCCCGAGAACGCAGGCCCAGCATCACTTTAGCAGAACTGAGTAGgtttattcattttaatttaagtatttatttacttaattTAATTGCTACTACAGAAAATGGAGCCCTGGATGGCGGCGATGAAGACGAAGCTATCCCCAAGCTAGTACAGTACCCGGATAATCTCACCTACAGGGATCTCGTGTACTTCCTTTGTGCCCCCACTCTGTGTTATGAATTGAATTTCCCGCGAACTTCGCGCGTGCGCAAGCGCTTCTTGCTCAAGCGTCTCCTGGAGGTTGTGATTGGAGCTAATGTGGTCATGGCTCTGTTCCAGCAGTGGATTATTCCCTCAGTTCGCAACTCGTTAATCCCATTCTCCAATATGGATGTTGCTTTGGCCACTGAGCGACTCCTTAAACTAGCG TTACCCAATCACCTGTGCTGGCTGTGCTTTTTCTACCTGATGTTTCACTCCTTTCTGAACGCGGTGGGAGAACTACTGAACTTTGCGGATCGTAACTTTTATTGCGATTGGTGGAATGCCAATAATATTGATACTTTTTGGAGAACCTGGAACATGCCAGTCCACAGGTGGTGTGTTCGTCACCTTTACATCCCAGTGGTTCAGATGGGTTACTCTTCGCGACAGGCTTCAACTATAGTGTTCCTGTTCAGCGCCTTCTTCCATGAATACTTG GTTTCAGTTCCTCTACAAACGTACAAGATTTGGGCCTTTATGGGAATGATGGGCCAGATCCCTCTTTCGGCCATTTCGAAATATATTGAAAAGCGTTTGGGGCCCCGAATGGGCAACATTATTGTTTGGGCCTCCATTATCCTGGGTCAGCCCCTCTGCATTATGGCCTACTATCATGATTATGTGGTCCACCACTTTAAAAGCGCACTCAACGGCACCGACTATACGTCAcagatttttaaaatgaattaCAACTGA